A window of Ipomoea triloba cultivar NCNSP0323 chromosome 2, ASM357664v1 contains these coding sequences:
- the LOC116009036 gene encoding protein LIGHT-DEPENDENT SHORT HYPOCOTYLS 10-like — MSIDRGKDFSVTEGSSRSPGGHGQPLTPSRYESQKRRDWNTFGQYLKNHRPPVPLSQCNSHHVLEFLRYLDQFGKTKVHLQGCIFYGQPEPPAPCTCPLRQAWGSLDALIGRLRAAYEENGGSPETNPFASGAIRVYLREVKECQAKARGIPYKKKKKKAASPGKSDEDSTTHASIPFAFS; from the coding sequence ATGTCGATTGATAGAGGGAAAGATTTCAGTGTCACCGAGGGCTCGTCTAGATCCCCGGGCGGGCACGGTCAGCCCCTGACCCCTAGCCGATACGAGTCCCAAAAGCGTCGGGACTGGAACACGTTCGGGCAGTACCTAAAGAACCACCGGCCGCCGGTGCCGTTGTCGCAGTGCAACAGCCACCACGTGCTGGAGTTCCTGCGGTACCTAGACCAGTTCGGGAAGACTAAGGTTCACTTACAAGGTTGTATCTTCTACGGGCAACCGGAGCCGCCGGCTCCGTGCACCTGCCCGCTCCGGCAGGCGTGGGGCAGCCTCGACGCCCTCATCGGCCGGCTCCGCGCCGCCTACGAGGAGAACGGCGGATCGCCGGAGACCAACCCCTTCGCCAGCGGCGCAATCCGGGTGTATCTCCGGGAAGTCAAGGAATGCCAGGCTAAGGCTCGTGGCATCCCttacaagaagaagaaaaagaaggcgGCTAGTCCCGGGAAGAGCGACGAGGATTCCACTACTCACGCTTCCATTCCTTTCGCGTTTTCTTGA
- the LOC116004441 gene encoding GPI-anchored protein LLG1-like gives MGLRISFVLLLFFLLLGIATPSFIDYDRLETSVVKGRSLLPDNGCPFDVKNINYTIVTSQCERSHPSAKPCCTSLKKLTCKYRDQLNQNAATCGTQLFQNLRLKGNYPVGLFNYLCKEGEHGLDCEGY, from the exons ATGGGGTTGAGAATATCTTTCGTTTTGCttctcttcttccttcttcttggCATTGCCACCCCTTCATTCATAGATT ATGATAGGCTGGAGACTTCAGTAGTGAAAGGGCGTTCCCTTCTTCCTGACAACG GTTGTCCATTTGACGTGAAGAACATAAACTACACAATAGTTACGAGCCAGTGCGAACGTAGCCATCCCAGCGCCAAGCCATGCTGCACATCACTTAAGAAATTAACCTGCAAATACAGGGATCAACTTAACCAGAATGCCGCCACTTGCGGCACTCAATTATTCCAGAATCTCCGTCTCAAAGGCAATTATCCTGTTGGGCTTTTCAACTACCTCTGTAAGGAAGGCGAGCACGGCCTTGACTGTGAAGGatattaa
- the LOC116005100 gene encoding proteasome subunit alpha type-2-A, with protein MGDSQYSFSLTTFSPSGKLVQIEHALTAVGSGQTSLGIKASNGVVIATEKKLPSILVDEASVQKIQILTPNIGVVYSGMGPDSRVLVRKSRKQAEQYHRLYKEPIPVTQLVRETAAVMQEFTQSGGVRPFGVSLLVAGFDDKGPQLYQVDPSGSYFSWKASAMGKNVSNAKTFLEKRYTEDMELDDAVHTAILTLKEGFEGQISGKNIEIGIIGADKVFRVLTPAEIDDYLQEVE; from the exons ATGGGAGACAGTCAATACTCATTTTCCCTTACCACATTCAG CCCTTCTGGAAAATTAGTTCAGATTGAACATGCCTTAACTGCTGTTGGTTCCGGGCAAACATCTTTAGGGATAAAAG CTTCTAATGGTGTTGTTATTGCAACTGAGAAGAAACTACCATCCATCTTGGTTGATGAAGCTTCT GTGCAAAAGATTCAGATTTTAACACCAAATATTGGAGTTGTATACAG TGGCATGGGACCTGATTCTAGAGTTTTGGTTCGGAAAAGTAGGAAACAAGCTGAACAATATCACCGTCTCTATAAA GAACCAATCCCTGTCACACAACTTGTGAGGGAAACCGCAGCAGTGATGCAGGAATTCACTCAATCAGG TGGTGTGAGGCCATTTGGTGTTTCTCTCTTGGTTGCTGGGTTTGATGACAAGGGTCCCCAGCTGTATCAG GTGGATCCTTCGGGTTCATACTTCTCGTGGAAGGCTTCAGCCATGGGGAAGAATGTGTCTAATGCGAAGACATTTCTTGAGAAGAG GTATACAGAAGATATGGAACTTGATGATGCTGTACACACTGCTATTCTGACACTGAAGGAAGG ATTTGAAGGGCAAATTTCTGGTAAAAACATTGAGATTGGCATAATTGGTGCTGACAAAGTGTTCAG AGTTCTTACGCCTGCTGAAATTGATGACTACCTACAGGAAGTGGAGTAG